The Methanoculleus sp. SDB nucleotide sequence GGATGATGAATATCCCGGATTATATCCGCCGGGATCCGTATCATACGGCTCGTCTATGCATCCTGACGACAGGGTCAGTATCGCTGTGATGAGCATGAGAGAATATGCCATCCGGAATAACTGATCTCCCGTTACGTTCATGAAAATGAATTGGCTGGGAACGAGTAATATACATGCTGAAATGAGACAGGCACCGTGAGGGGGGGGTGGAGGATTTTTCCGAAAGTTGAAAAAGCTGGGATGCTGACATGTATACATGCACCGTCGCGTAATCACTTTTTCGCGAAATGTGTTTCTTCCCCTGACAACGGTGTGCCATAACAGATGCGCTTACTGCTGTTTCCGCACTCCGGCAAAGGAAGGGTGCATCATGCCGCAGGGTGAGGTCATCGGAACACTCAAACGAGGGGCGGCTCTGGGATGTACTGAGGCTTTGTTCACCTTCGGCGAACGGCCAGAACGTGAAGACGGTTTTAGAGACTATATACAGGCCGTCGGATATACAAACGTTCTGGAGTACTGCTATTCCATGTGTGAACAGAGCATAGCGATCGGAATTCTCCCCCACACAAATGCCGGCATCATGACCTATGATGAAATGGCGCACCTGCGGGAAGTGAACGCAAGCATGGGGCTCATGCTCGAAACCACAGCCGAACTGCCGGCACACCGCAATTCTCCGGGGAAACAACCCGAAGTGCGGATTGAGATGATCGAAAATGCCGGGCGCCTGAAAATACCCTTTACCACCGGCCTTCTTATCGGCATTGGCGAAAGAGCGAGAGATCGTGAAGAATCACTCGAGGTTATCGCCGATATTCACCATCGTTTCGGCCATATCCAGGAAGTAATTATCCAGAATTTCTGCCCGAAAGAGGGAACTCCGATGGAATATGCCCGGGTTCCGGATACTAACGAGTTCTGTGCGGTGATCCGGATGGCTCGTGAGATACTTCCTCACGATGTTGCCATCCAGATACCTCCCAACCTTGCAGATGCAGCCCGCCTAATCGATTGTGGTGTAAACGACCTCGGCGGTGTATCGCCCCTCACCATCGATTACGTCAACCCGGAGCACCCGTGGCCTGCGATCGACCGTCTTCATGAGGTCGTCGGAGACGCGGAATTACGTGAACGGCTTTGTATTTACCCGCAATTCATTGAAAAGGGGTGGTACCACCCAAACATCGAAGGACTTATCAAACAGCTCAGAGAAGTGATTCAGGAGAGATAGTCGTGAACCGAGGACAACTCCTCTATGCAGGCAAGGCAAAATCCGTCTACCGGTCAAATGTTACAGGGGAACTGATTGTGTCGTTCAGGGACGACATTACCGCCTTCGACGGAGGGAAAAAGGACGTTATCATCGGAAAAGGAGCGTTCAACGCACGAATATCCGCTTTCTTCTTTACATATCTTGAGGAGCATGGCATTCCAACGCATTTTATACGCATGATCGACGAACGGACAATGCTTGTCCGGGAACTTACCATGATCCCGCTTGAAGTCATCGTCCGTAACCGGGCAGCCGGATCGATTGTCCGGCGCTATCCGTTTCAGGAGGGACAGGTATTTGCAACGCCGGTCATCGTTATGGATTACAAGGACGATACGCGTCACGATCCGATGATCAACGATGATCTCATTTGCGCTCTCGGACTGCTCACCCGCGAAGAGATCCAGACAATCAGAAAACTTGCCCTGACGGTTAACAGGTATTTAACAGAACTTTTCAGTGATAAAGGCCTCGATCTCATCGATTTTAAGATAGAATTTGGACGATCGGGGGACTCAATCCTGCTCGCTGACGAGATTTCCATGGACTCGATGCGCCTCTGGGACAGGAAAACGGGTGCCTCCCTTGACAAGGATGTCTACCGGTTTGATAAGGGGGATGTGTTATCTGCTTACGCACAGGTAGTGAAAATGATAGTTCCGGAAGGATACGGGGGATTGTGATGAAATTTAACATAGATATTACCATCGGTCTGAAGGAGGGGATGCTGGATCCCGAGGCGCGGGCAATCCGTCACGCTCTTTCAAACCTCGGATTTTCTACAGACAATCTGAGTACAGCACGGGTTTTCCAGATAACACTTGATGCACCGGATAGTGATGCGGCACGCAGTCGTGCCGAAGAGATGTGCGCCCGCCTTCTCGCAAATCCGGTCATTCACCGGTATACAATCGAGGTCCGTTCATGAGATTTGCCGTCATCCAGTTTGGCGGAAGCAACTGTGACAGGGATGTCTGCCACGTACTCCGGGATGTCTGCGGTATTTCCGCGGACCTTGTCTGGTACAAGGAACGGCTTACCCGGCCGTACGATGCCATTGTCATCCCGGGAGGATTCTCCTATGGCGACTACCTTCGGGCTGGTGCGATCGCGGCACGCACGCCTGTCATGACAGACATCCTTTCGCATGCAAACGAAGGACGGCTTGTTCTCGGGATCTGCAACGGCGCACAAATAGGGGCTGAAAGTGGCATTGTTCCCGGCATATTCACCGTCAATGCATACCCGAAGTTCATATGCGAATGGACATACCTCAGGGTGGAGAATACCTCATCGCCTTTCACGGACGCATACCGCCGTGGCGAAGTGATTAGAATCCCTATTGCCCACAAGGAAGGACGATATGTCGCACCGCCGGAGACGCTCGAAACTCTCGAACGAAATAACCGTATCGCATTCAGGTTCTGCGATCAGTACGGAGTATGTACACCGGAGAGCAATCCAAACGGCTCGGCACGAAATATTACGGGGATCATTGGAACAGCGGACAACGTCCTTGTGATGATGCCTCATCCCGAACGTGCTGCTGAGGCGGTGCTGGGGTCTGATGACGGAAAAAAGCTGTTTGATTCGATGATTGATTCAATCGAAGCGGGACGGGTTCCCTCTTCCGAGCAGGTGAGAGCATGAGTGAAGATGACAAAGCACAGCAGGAACTGGAAGATGAAATCTATACATGGGCACAGGAATACGCACGAAAACACAACTGGGTTCTCAACCCTGATGAGAAACAGCTTAAGGCTGTGATCCGTGGACTCGCGCGAAACCGAATCCGGCATGGAGAACGGTACTGCCCCTGCCGGATCCGGAGCGGAGATCCCGCTGAGGACAGGGAGATTGTCTGCCCGTGCATCTTTCATGAGGATGAAGTACTCAACGACGGACACTGCCACTGCAATCTTTTTTTCGTTCCTTAAGAAATACCGGCAGAATAACCGTCAATTCACTGTTTTTTACCTGATAGTGGCCGTGGCTGCGTACATCATTCAGGACTTCTGATAATTCCGGTTCCGTAGTAGGCGGAGAGGATACGGTGCGAGAAGAAAAATCAGGAATGCTGCTGCTACAGGAAGAATCAAGAGTGTAAATCCCTGTTCGAGGCCAAGGGTATCGGCGAGAAGACCTGTTACGGCAACTCCCGCTCCACCTGTTCCAACAGCAAATCCGAGCATCAGGCCTGAGATAAGCCCGCTGTTTCCGGGGACCAGTTCGTGCGCCATCGCCAGCGTGACAGAAAATGTTGACCAGAGGAAGAAACCAAAGAGCAATAAAGCAATGTACGATATCAACCCGCTGCTCTGGAGAAAGATGAGGAAAAACGGTGCCGATGCTACAAGCCCGAAAAGCGTATACTCCTTTCGGCCGTACCGGTCGGACACTGTCCCTCCAAAAAGCTGCCCGAATACGCCGGCAAGCAGCATCAGGGAAACGAGCGTGTTTGCCGCTATCAGCGTCATGTCCCGTGCGATAAGGAGTGTAGGGAGGAATGCAATCGATCCGAAGATTGCCCAGGATCGGAACGCGGAGCCGGCAACGACAAGCACAATGGCAGACCTGACCGAAGAGCTTTTTAAAACTGATCCGGCACCGGTTTCGTCCCGCGGCGTCCATGTGGGCTGGGGAAGGAACAGCCTGAGGGCTGCAGCAGTGATCAGACCCGGAATAACAAGGAGGCAGATGCCCTGCAGGCCAAATAATCCGACAAGCGCACCGGCAACGACCGGCCCCACGGCAAACCCGAAATTGCCGCCAACCACAAAGTATGACGTGAGGCGCCCCCGGCTCTGATCTTCCACCAGTTTACTCACAGTCCCGAGCGCGGCGGGATGGAACAATGCGTGGCCGAGCCCTCCGAGAGCAGCGCACAGAAGAATGGCCCGGTAATCACTCAGGAGCCCGATCGATGAGATACAGACCGCGCTTAGAAGAATGCTTACGCTCACATTCACCGCTGTTCCGCGTGTATCATAGAGCCATCCGGTGAGAGGCTGAACAAAGGACGAGGTCAACTGAAACACCGTGATGAAGAGACCGGCCATCACATAGGAAAATCCATTCTGCAGGATGAGAAGCGGAAGGATCGCAGGAATAACAGGCGTATAAAGATCCGTCACCAGATGTGCAAAGGACAGGCCGAGTATGGGGCGTAGCGATGTCATGATTTCACCGTCGCTCGTTAATGATACGGACGATTTCAACCGGAATTTCCATCCGGTCGCGCGTATGATGTACAAAACTTCGCTTCATGGGGAATGAACATGCAATGGCTTCATCAACCGAGGCACGCCCCCGGATGTAAGCCTCAAGGAACGGCCGGGTGCCCGCGTTGAATATGCCGTACACGACGTGTGCGCATGCAAGTGCACGATCGATGAAAGGGCGATCGGCATGCCGTTTCTGGGCGCCGAAAGGGGGGTTCATGACAACGGTATTACATGGGCAGAAAAACGGAAAGAGCGTGTCATCACCGATGTCTCCGGCAATAAATGTCACGTCTGCGCCGAGAAGTACGGCGTTCTTCCGGGCTGTACTGATGGCGGCGGAATCGATGTCTACGCCTGCAACCTCGGCGGCACCGAGGAGCGATGCGCCGCATGCGAGAATTCCGGTTCCGCAGCCGAGATCGAGCACACGCTTTCCCCCGATATCTCCCTTCAGGTGTGCATGATAGAGAAGACGTGCCGCAATGACCGCTGGAGTGCCGTACTGCTCAAGCTGTGCACGCGGCTGGGTAAACCCCGCACACCGTTCAAGAGCCATTTCAAGGTGCCGCAGTTTCATGTCAGGACATCTCGTCAATCAGGTAATCATCCCAGGAACGAACACCGCACGCGATCTCGTACTCCGGCGGGCTCAGCACCGGGGCGGGAAATCGGATCTGGTCATCATATGCAATCCGGGGGCAGGCAGTGTTGACATAGCATGTGCAGCCAAGATTCTGGAGGGCATCCGGCGTGATTTCACGCAGTGTTATGAGAAAAGCCCGGGGTGAGAGAGACTCGAGTCTCCGTGCAAGATCAATGCGCTGCTGACCGCTTTTAAGGCTGACGAGGATCCCGACGGTCTCTGCATCACGGGCCTTTTCGATTCGTGCAAACCGCTTCCGCAACAGCCGCTCCGCATCAACGACACTCGCATGCCCCGTAAAGGGATCGAGTGCGATAACCCGCACACCGGTGGCCAGCTGAACGCCGAGCGGATGAAACATCCCCGTACCGACATAGAGGATTTCCGGAGCACCGGTCTGGCGTGCCGCAGCGAAGGAACAGCCGAGAATTTGACCGCGCATTGGCGTGCGGAGTCCGGGGCCGCCCACGCGGCATTCGATTCCGCGGGTTGCCAGAAAGGCTGCCATCTCATCAACAAGGTGGGCGTGCTGGATAGTCGTTACAAGACCCACGCACGTTCCGGTAAAAAGGGGCACCGCTTCCGCGAGAACGGCCGGATCGAAGGTGAAGGGCACGTACTCGTATATAACCCCGGGGCGGTCGTCGACAGGTGCGTGTCCGAAGTGAATCAGGACATCTGCCATCTCTTCGGTCTCGACAGCAAGATCACACGCACCGTAACAGGGATCACCGCTGATGATGACTTCAAACCCCGCATCCTTCAGATCCCGCGCCACATCACATGCCCGCCGCCGGAGCCCGTCGGGAAACTGGAGTGCGACCCGACGCGCACCCTGCTGACGGAGCCGCCCGATTACATCAGAAAGCGGTATTCCTGACATGCACGCCGGCACCGGTTACTTCGATCTCAACCAGATATTTATAGGGCCGTCCCAGCGACGGGTCGCCGCGTTTGATGACAACACAGACATCGGCAACCCTCGCCCCTTTCGTCTCGAGGGCCTCAAGAACCGACCGCACGGTTCCCCCGGTGGAGATCACATCGTCAATAACGACAACACAGTCACCGGATTCTACTCCGTTAAGATACAGTTCGCCCTTCGAGTAGCCCGTACTCTGGTGAATGGGGACTTCTCCGGGCAGCTGATACGGGCGTTTCCGGACAATCGTGATGGGGATATCGGTAACAAGAGACAGGGCAACCCCGATATGTATGCCCATGGCTTCCGCCACGACGATTTTGTCTACTCCTTCAAGATCCAGCATTCTGATAAATGATGCCGCCACCTCGCGAAGGAGAGCGGGCTCGACAAGGGGGACGCCGTCCGTAATCGGGTGGATGAAATAGTTATATTCACCCCGTTTTACAATCGGACATGTTTCAAGTGATTTTATTAATTTTTTGAGCATGCAAATTCACCTATATCCTCTAAAAATTCCTCGATTACGTCCCGGTGCACATGCGGCATGCAGACGATGCGCATGTGCCCGTGCCGGGTACGGGACACGAGCCATCCCGGAGGTGTTTCCGGACAGTCGAAGGCGGCGACGTTGACGTCGGGATACGCAGCGACAGGATAGCCCCAGGACTCCATCCCCTCGATCAGACGCCGGGTATTTTTCATGCACCCCGCAACAATTGAACGCATGCCTTCACGCCCGAGGTACTCGAGCACTGCGACGGCGCTTGCCACCGGGGCTCCGGAACGGGTGCCGCTGAGCGTACACGCATTCCTGACGGTGAGGTATGGCGTATCCACATTCAGCAGATGGAGGGTGGCATTATCGCGGGTCAGCAGGCACCCTGCAGGTATTGTGGAGAGTCCCATTTTATGGGGATCCACGGAAATGCTTGCGACACCGGGAAGTGCAAAATCAAAGGGATGAGGATTTTCGAGAAACGGCAGCACAAGCCCCCCGAAGGCTGCATCGACATGCAGGAATATCTCACGGTCGACAGCAATGTCCGAAAGCCCTGCGATGGGATCGACCATTCCGTATTCCGTCGTACCGGCAATCCCGACAATGCAGACAGTATTCTGATCTATCAGTTCCTGTGCGATGTCGAAATCCATGCGGTACGTTTCATCGCAGGGGACAGTCCGCATCTCCACCGATAGCATATCGCACGCCTTTTCAAATGAAAAATGTGCGGATTCCGGGATGATAACGTTCGGAGCATGAACATTTGCGTACCGTTTTGCAATCCTGAGCGCCTGGATGTTCGACTCTGTCCCCCCCGACGTGGCGTAGCCTGTGGCTTTGGGATGATGAAACAGGGCTCCGAGACGTCCAATTAGCAGCTCCTCAAGAGCGGCAGTGCCACAGAAAAGACCGGGATCGCCGAGATTTGTCTCAAGGAACATTACATGGGCTTTCGCCGCAATCGGATGCGGGATGCTGCACATCGAACTGAGGACATGATCATATCCCCTGTCCTCTTTTTTCTTCATCGAAAGAAAGGAAAACAGGGATTCTTCGGAACAGCCGTGTTCACGCATTGTGAGTTCTCGTAAAATCAAGGATGATGCGTTTTTCAGTTCGTGCCGCAGTTTCACGGATTTTTCCAACCGCATCGATATTCGCGGAGACGCTGGAGATGCCGTGTTCGATCAGCCACTCCACCATCGACGGATCGGAACCTGCCTGACCGCAGATCGAACATTCGACACCGTAATCCCGGCAGACTGCAATCGCATCGTCGATGAGCTTCAGGACGGCCGGATGACGCGGATTGTACATTTCTGTAATATTCTGGTTATTTCGGTCAATCGCCAGAGTATACTGGATGAGATCATTGGTTCCGAAGGACGCGAACGAAATGCCTGCCCGGCAGAAGTCCTCGATCATAATCGCGCTTGATGGAATCTCGATCATGATGCCGAGTGCCGTGTTCCCGACATCGACACCCCAGGAGCGAATCATCTCGCGGGCAAGGATAAACTCATCAGGATGGCTGACGAGCGGAAACATCAGGCCGAGGTTGTCGTACCCTTCTTTCCAGAGCCGCTTGAATGCCTCTATCTGAAGCTGGAACTGTTCGGGGCTCCGGATATCCCTGCGGATGCCACGCCACCCCAGCATCGGATTATGCTCCTCGGGTTCATCCTCACCGCCTTCCATATTCCGGAATTCATCGGTAGGTGCATCCAGCGTGCGTACCCATACGGGTTTGCCGGGGAAGGCGTCAAGCACCGTTTTAATGCCCGTGTAGAGTTCTTCGATGAATTCTATTTCGAGCCCGTTTTTGATGAACCAGCCCGGAGTTTTATTCATTCCGAGGATGAGGTGTTCAATGCGGAGCAGACCTACGCCGTCGGCACCGGTTGCCGCTGCGCGTGCCGCCGCCTCAGGCAGTGAGACGTTGACTTTGATGCTCGTCGCCGTGATGAGCGGCGCTGCCGATACCGACACTCCCTGCGGCGCGGCAGTGGCTTCCTTCACAACGGCGCCTTCATAAATCAGGCCTTTTTCACCGTCGACGGTAACCACCTGCCCCTGTTTCAGGGATATCGTGGCTTTCTTCGTTCCGACGACGGCAGGGGTACCCAGTTCACGGCTGACGATAGCGGCGTGGCAG carries:
- the cofG gene encoding FO synthase subunit 1 (7,8-didemethyl-8-hydroxy-5-deazariboflavin synthase subunit 1; catalyzes radical-mediated transfer of hydroxybenzyl group from 4-hydroxyphenylpyruvate (HPP) to 5-amino-6-ribitylamino-2,4(1H,3H)-pyrimidinedione to form 7,8-didemethyl-8-hydroxy-5-deazariboflavin (FO); functions in F420 biosynthesis along with cofH), translating into MHRRVITFSRNVFLPLTTVCHNRCAYCCFRTPAKEGCIMPQGEVIGTLKRGAALGCTEALFTFGERPEREDGFRDYIQAVGYTNVLEYCYSMCEQSIAIGILPHTNAGIMTYDEMAHLREVNASMGLMLETTAELPAHRNSPGKQPEVRIEMIENAGRLKIPFTTGLLIGIGERARDREESLEVIADIHHRFGHIQEVIIQNFCPKEGTPMEYARVPDTNEFCAVIRMAREILPHDVAIQIPPNLADAARLIDCGVNDLGGVSPLTIDYVNPEHPWPAIDRLHEVVGDAELRERLCIYPQFIEKGWYHPNIEGLIKQLREVIQER
- a CDS encoding phosphoribosylaminoimidazole-succinocarboxamide synthase, with amino-acid sequence MNRGQLLYAGKAKSVYRSNVTGELIVSFRDDITAFDGGKKDVIIGKGAFNARISAFFFTYLEEHGIPTHFIRMIDERTMLVRELTMIPLEVIVRNRAAGSIVRRYPFQEGQVFATPVIVMDYKDDTRHDPMINDDLICALGLLTREEIQTIRKLALTVNRYLTELFSDKGLDLIDFKIEFGRSGDSILLADEISMDSMRLWDRKTGASLDKDVYRFDKGDVLSAYAQVVKMIVPEGYGGL
- a CDS encoding phosphoribosylformylglycinamidine synthase, with amino-acid sequence MKFNIDITIGLKEGMLDPEARAIRHALSNLGFSTDNLSTARVFQITLDAPDSDAARSRAEEMCARLLANPVIHRYTIEVRS
- a CDS encoding phosphoribosylformylglycinamidine synthase gives rise to the protein MRFAVIQFGGSNCDRDVCHVLRDVCGISADLVWYKERLTRPYDAIVIPGGFSYGDYLRAGAIAARTPVMTDILSHANEGRLVLGICNGAQIGAESGIVPGIFTVNAYPKFICEWTYLRVENTSSPFTDAYRRGEVIRIPIAHKEGRYVAPPETLETLERNNRIAFRFCDQYGVCTPESNPNGSARNITGIIGTADNVLVMMPHPERAAEAVLGSDDGKKLFDSMIDSIEAGRVPSSEQVRA
- a CDS encoding ferredoxin thioredoxin reductase — translated: MSEDDKAQQELEDEIYTWAQEYARKHNWVLNPDEKQLKAVIRGLARNRIRHGERYCPCRIRSGDPAEDREIVCPCIFHEDEVLNDGHCHCNLFFVP
- a CDS encoding MFS transporter: MTSLRPILGLSFAHLVTDLYTPVIPAILPLLILQNGFSYVMAGLFITVFQLTSSFVQPLTGWLYDTRGTAVNVSVSILLSAVCISSIGLLSDYRAILLCAALGGLGHALFHPAALGTVSKLVEDQSRGRLTSYFVVGGNFGFAVGPVVAGALVGLFGLQGICLLVIPGLITAAALRLFLPQPTWTPRDETGAGSVLKSSSVRSAIVLVVAGSAFRSWAIFGSIAFLPTLLIARDMTLIAANTLVSLMLLAGVFGQLFGGTVSDRYGRKEYTLFGLVASAPFFLIFLQSSGLISYIALLLFGFFLWSTFSVTLAMAHELVPGNSGLISGLMLGFAVGTGGAGVAVTGLLADTLGLEQGFTLLILPVAAAFLIFLLAPYPLRLLRNRNYQKS
- a CDS encoding methyltransferase, with protein sequence MKLRHLEMALERCAGFTQPRAQLEQYGTPAVIAARLLYHAHLKGDIGGKRVLDLGCGTGILACGASLLGAAEVAGVDIDSAAISTARKNAVLLGADVTFIAGDIGDDTLFPFFCPCNTVVMNPPFGAQKRHADRPFIDRALACAHVVYGIFNAGTRPFLEAYIRGRASVDEAIACSFPMKRSFVHHTRDRMEIPVEIVRIINERR
- a CDS encoding diphthamide biosynthesis protein, coding for MSGIPLSDVIGRLRQQGARRVALQFPDGLRRRACDVARDLKDAGFEVIISGDPCYGACDLAVETEEMADVLIHFGHAPVDDRPGVIYEYVPFTFDPAVLAEAVPLFTGTCVGLVTTIQHAHLVDEMAAFLATRGIECRVGGPGLRTPMRGQILGCSFAAARQTGAPEILYVGTGMFHPLGVQLATGVRVIALDPFTGHASVVDAERLLRKRFARIEKARDAETVGILVSLKSGQQRIDLARRLESLSPRAFLITLREITPDALQNLGCTCYVNTACPRIAYDDQIRFPAPVLSPPEYEIACGVRSWDDYLIDEMS
- a CDS encoding adenine phosphoribosyltransferase, which translates into the protein MLKKLIKSLETCPIVKRGEYNYFIHPITDGVPLVEPALLREVAASFIRMLDLEGVDKIVVAEAMGIHIGVALSLVTDIPITIVRKRPYQLPGEVPIHQSTGYSKGELYLNGVESGDCVVVIDDVISTGGTVRSVLEALETKGARVADVCVVIKRGDPSLGRPYKYLVEIEVTGAGVHVRNTAF
- a CDS encoding tyrosine decarboxylase MnfA (catalyzes the decarboxylation of L-tyrosine to produce tyramine) codes for the protein MREHGCSEESLFSFLSMKKKEDRGYDHVLSSMCSIPHPIAAKAHVMFLETNLGDPGLFCGTAALEELLIGRLGALFHHPKATGYATSGGTESNIQALRIAKRYANVHAPNVIIPESAHFSFEKACDMLSVEMRTVPCDETYRMDFDIAQELIDQNTVCIVGIAGTTEYGMVDPIAGLSDIAVDREIFLHVDAAFGGLVLPFLENPHPFDFALPGVASISVDPHKMGLSTIPAGCLLTRDNATLHLLNVDTPYLTVRNACTLSGTRSGAPVASAVAVLEYLGREGMRSIVAGCMKNTRRLIEGMESWGYPVAAYPDVNVAAFDCPETPPGWLVSRTRHGHMRIVCMPHVHRDVIEEFLEDIGEFACSKN